One genomic window of Candidatus Nitrospira inopinata includes the following:
- a CDS encoding LolA family protein, whose amino-acid sequence MSRRRWAWLPLVLCVTASAWGAEEPADHQALQEVRDIVKHIQSRYEKTKDLQADFVQKTRIEGFERPVTSSGKVYLKRPGRLRWDYLEPANERIYVANDDVKVYVPEHKQVLVGKLTQMAASKAPLELLQGAGKLEESFDIRPAEGDERGTGGLRLVALFPKAKDHESTRNPQRIVIEVFPKTYFLRTVSLYEASGNVSTFEFSNLRANVGLANETFEFVIPSDVEVIQAPVMTGP is encoded by the coding sequence ATGAGTCGTCGTCGATGGGCTTGGCTTCCGTTGGTTTTGTGTGTGACCGCGTCGGCTTGGGGCGCGGAGGAGCCTGCCGATCATCAGGCGCTTCAAGAAGTCCGTGACATCGTCAAGCATATTCAGAGTCGATACGAGAAGACCAAGGACCTGCAGGCCGACTTTGTCCAAAAAACCAGGATCGAAGGGTTTGAGCGGCCCGTGACGTCAAGCGGCAAGGTGTATCTGAAACGACCGGGGCGATTGCGGTGGGACTACCTGGAGCCGGCGAACGAACGAATCTACGTCGCCAATGACGACGTCAAGGTGTATGTGCCGGAACATAAACAGGTGCTGGTCGGAAAGTTGACGCAGATGGCGGCCTCCAAGGCGCCGTTGGAATTGTTACAGGGAGCCGGCAAGTTGGAAGAATCCTTCGACATCAGGCCGGCGGAGGGCGACGAGCGGGGGACGGGGGGGCTTCGTCTCGTCGCGCTGTTTCCAAAGGCCAAGGACCACGAATCGACAAGAAACCCTCAGCGAATCGTCATCGAGGTGTTCCCTAAAACGTATTTTCTCCGCACCGTGTCTTTGTATGAAGCCAGCGGCAACGTCTCGACGTTCGAATTTTCCAATTTGAGGGCGAACGTGGGTTTGGCGAACGAGACGTTCGAGTTCGTCATCCCGTCCGACGTTGAAGTGATTCAGGCTCCGGTCATGACCGGGCCGTAG
- a CDS encoding FtsK/SpoIIIE family DNA translocase — MGATTSAKRGESRRGSNASSHLQREVAGVIAIAVSLLLFLSLVSFVPGEATTPATGVASSHQPKNLIGSFGALVGAWFFHLIGGAAYLFPILLARLGVRCFSSNNPVSITLRTTASSLAAVCFLSAFLHLEATGVPTVSSGVISRGAAGGVVGQFIGNGLRAIFAGTGAHIVIIAGFLVSLLFTAPLSLGETARRIRDRGRAWLERAGSRLSERRDRDPKPIGGREEESENRKMAQSPTMIGVGRERVEIEDAVETPTSASGLTGSAGKPVFVSSVVGSEREHRVEREYSRVCVAPGEYRLPDPATILSDPPASTARVSDEELYAQTEVLSKALASFGIEGRVTEVRPGPVVTMYEFEPAPGTKVARIVNLADDLALALKAVSLRIVAPLPGKSVVGIEVPNVSRETVSIKEVLMSGAFSRARSKLTLALGKDIFGAPVTADLRTMPHLLVAGATGAGKSVGLNTMLLSILFSAKPNEVKLLLIDPKMLEFQSYEGIPHLLRPVMTDAKSAAKGLGWVVAEMERRYKLLAEAGVRSIDAYNRKVAGLHEAAAGKPAPAVEQPELPMQFLSEEERLSAGESAIAAGEPGCTQTKPTPPEPLPYIVVMIDELADLMMVAPKEVEDKIARLAQMARASGIHLVLATQRPSVDVLTGLIKANFPARIAFQVSSKTDSRTILDANGAEALLGKGDMLYLASGTGRLVRLHGSFVSDDDVRAVVEFVKQQASPAYDQELQSLNGDEAKAEEEVKDEVYEQAKELVLSTGQASASLLQRRLRVGYPRAARMIERMEAEGIVGAAGRDGRREVLGRRGPVGAVEG; from the coding sequence ATGGGTGCGACCACCTCTGCCAAGCGGGGCGAGTCTCGCCGCGGTTCCAACGCTTCTTCCCATCTCCAACGAGAAGTCGCCGGCGTCATCGCGATTGCGGTGAGTCTGCTGTTGTTTCTGAGCCTCGTCTCGTTTGTGCCGGGCGAGGCGACGACGCCGGCGACCGGCGTCGCGTCGTCTCATCAACCGAAAAACCTCATCGGATCGTTCGGCGCTTTGGTAGGCGCCTGGTTTTTCCATCTGATCGGAGGAGCGGCGTATTTGTTCCCCATCTTGTTGGCCAGGCTGGGAGTCCGCTGTTTCTCCAGCAACAATCCTGTGAGCATCACTCTCCGAACGACGGCAAGCTCGCTCGCGGCGGTGTGTTTTTTGAGCGCGTTTCTGCATCTGGAAGCGACGGGGGTGCCGACCGTCAGCAGCGGGGTGATTTCTCGCGGCGCGGCCGGCGGCGTGGTCGGACAGTTTATCGGGAACGGATTACGGGCGATATTCGCGGGGACGGGCGCTCACATTGTGATCATCGCGGGGTTCTTGGTCTCGCTCTTGTTTACCGCTCCGCTCTCGCTCGGCGAAACGGCTCGGCGTATTCGGGATCGAGGCAGGGCGTGGCTGGAGCGGGCGGGTTCCCGACTCTCGGAGCGTCGAGACCGCGACCCCAAGCCGATCGGCGGCCGCGAAGAAGAATCTGAAAATCGGAAGATGGCCCAATCTCCAACGATGATCGGCGTAGGCCGCGAACGTGTCGAAATCGAAGACGCCGTCGAAACGCCGACGTCGGCGAGCGGGCTCACGGGGAGCGCCGGCAAGCCGGTCTTTGTCTCTTCCGTGGTCGGATCGGAGAGAGAACACCGTGTCGAACGGGAGTATTCTCGTGTTTGCGTGGCCCCCGGCGAGTATCGCCTTCCCGATCCGGCGACGATTCTCAGCGATCCTCCCGCTTCGACGGCCCGCGTGTCCGACGAAGAGCTGTACGCTCAGACCGAAGTGCTCTCAAAAGCCTTGGCGAGTTTCGGCATCGAAGGCCGGGTGACGGAAGTTCGGCCCGGCCCGGTCGTCACGATGTACGAGTTCGAGCCGGCGCCCGGCACCAAGGTCGCGCGGATTGTGAACCTGGCGGACGATCTCGCGCTGGCGCTCAAGGCCGTGAGCCTCCGCATCGTGGCTCCGCTTCCGGGAAAGTCGGTGGTCGGCATCGAGGTGCCGAACGTCTCACGCGAAACCGTTTCCATCAAAGAGGTGTTGATGAGCGGCGCCTTTTCCAGGGCGCGCTCGAAACTGACGTTGGCGCTGGGGAAAGACATTTTCGGAGCGCCGGTGACGGCCGATCTTAGGACCATGCCGCATCTGTTGGTGGCTGGCGCGACGGGCGCGGGGAAGAGCGTCGGGCTCAATACGATGTTGCTGAGCATTCTCTTTTCGGCCAAGCCCAACGAAGTCAAATTGTTGCTCATCGACCCAAAAATGCTGGAGTTTCAATCATACGAGGGGATCCCCCATCTGTTGCGGCCGGTCATGACCGACGCCAAGTCGGCGGCGAAGGGGCTGGGATGGGTCGTCGCCGAGATGGAACGCCGGTATAAATTGTTGGCGGAGGCCGGAGTCAGAAGCATCGACGCGTACAATCGCAAAGTGGCCGGACTGCATGAAGCTGCCGCCGGAAAACCGGCTCCCGCTGTTGAGCAGCCGGAGCTGCCGATGCAGTTTCTCTCGGAGGAGGAGCGGCTGTCGGCGGGAGAGTCCGCGATCGCCGCCGGCGAGCCGGGCTGCACGCAGACGAAACCGACGCCTCCGGAGCCGCTGCCCTACATCGTGGTGATGATCGACGAACTGGCCGATTTGATGATGGTGGCCCCCAAGGAGGTGGAAGACAAGATCGCGAGGCTGGCCCAAATGGCGCGGGCGTCCGGTATCCATCTGGTGCTGGCGACGCAGCGGCCTTCCGTCGACGTGTTGACGGGCTTGATCAAGGCGAATTTCCCCGCGCGCATCGCCTTCCAGGTATCCTCGAAAACCGACTCGCGGACGATCCTGGACGCTAACGGGGCGGAGGCCTTGCTCGGCAAGGGCGACATGTTGTATCTCGCTTCCGGTACCGGCCGGCTCGTTCGGTTACACGGGTCTTTTGTGTCGGACGACGACGTGCGGGCGGTCGTGGAGTTTGTGAAGCAACAGGCGTCGCCCGCCTACGATCAGGAATTGCAATCGCTCAACGGCGACGAAGCGAAGGCGGAAGAAGAAGTAAAAGACGAAGTGTATGAGCAGGCCAAAGAGCTGGTGCTGAGCACCGGGCAGGCGTCGGCCTCGCTCCTCCAGCGGCGGCTGCGGGTCGGCTATCCGAGGGCCGCTCGCATGATCGAGCGAATGGAGGCGGAAGGCATCGTGGGAGCGGCGGGTCGTGACGGACGGCGCGAGGTGCTGGGGCGTCGCGGGCCCGTGGGAGCGGTGGAGGGATGA
- a CDS encoding radical SAM/SPASM domain-containing protein, with the protein MGKSLPILNPSPAPDSPPFQSVGDRSPSPLRDGRTVDDFKPYLVALNLTKRCNLKCDHCYLDATTRASGGHDELSTEECFRLIDQIAEVNKGCLLVITGGEPLVRPDILDIARYAVNAGFMVVLGTNGMLIDDRIAKNLVEIGVMGVGISIDSLDPAKHDAFRGIPGAWNAAVAGIEAGKRNGLQFQIHFSVQPMNYQELPEAIEWAHRLGARVFNVFFMVCTGRGEELTDITPAQYEEALGYLVTCQDNYKGMLVRARCAPHFKRLAYEKDPNSPLTKATGYMGGGCLAGTNYARVTPNGELTPCPYMPLSAGNVRQRSFVDLWNHSDIFNSFRYPQLKGKCGDCEYSDICGGCRARPYVDHGDWLDEDQWCLYTPKGGEKIKVAFNTPEDAPIQWDDASSVRLSRIPYFLRAMVKKGVEKHARENNISLITVELMEELRKKRFGNDAPVFKL; encoded by the coding sequence ATGGGCAAGTCGCTTCCCATTCTAAATCCATCTCCCGCGCCGGATTCTCCACCGTTCCAGAGTGTAGGCGACCGCTCGCCTTCGCCGCTTCGGGACGGACGAACCGTCGATGACTTCAAGCCTTATCTCGTCGCGCTCAACCTGACCAAGCGGTGCAATCTGAAGTGCGACCACTGCTATCTCGACGCCACCACCAGGGCGTCTGGCGGCCATGACGAACTGTCCACCGAAGAATGTTTCCGACTGATCGATCAGATTGCCGAGGTCAACAAAGGCTGTTTGCTGGTCATCACGGGCGGCGAGCCGCTGGTGCGGCCGGACATCCTCGACATCGCCCGCTATGCCGTGAACGCCGGCTTCATGGTCGTCCTGGGGACGAACGGGATGTTGATCGACGATCGGATCGCCAAAAACCTGGTCGAGATCGGCGTGATGGGGGTGGGCATCAGTATCGATTCGCTGGACCCGGCCAAACACGACGCGTTCCGCGGCATTCCGGGAGCGTGGAACGCCGCGGTCGCCGGCATCGAAGCCGGCAAGCGCAACGGCCTTCAGTTTCAAATTCATTTCAGCGTCCAGCCCATGAACTATCAAGAACTGCCCGAGGCCATCGAGTGGGCCCATCGGCTTGGAGCCCGCGTGTTCAACGTGTTTTTCATGGTGTGCACGGGACGGGGAGAAGAATTGACCGATATCACGCCGGCTCAGTACGAGGAGGCGCTCGGCTATCTGGTCACTTGCCAGGACAATTACAAAGGCATGCTGGTCCGCGCCCGATGCGCGCCGCACTTCAAACGGCTGGCCTATGAGAAAGATCCGAACTCTCCCCTCACCAAGGCAACCGGCTACATGGGCGGCGGCTGCCTGGCCGGCACCAACTATGCCCGCGTGACGCCGAACGGTGAATTGACTCCCTGTCCCTATATGCCTCTTTCGGCCGGGAACGTGCGGCAACGCAGTTTCGTGGATCTGTGGAACCACTCCGACATTTTCAACTCGTTCCGTTATCCTCAACTCAAGGGCAAATGCGGAGACTGTGAGTATTCGGACATTTGCGGGGGGTGCCGCGCGCGTCCCTATGTGGATCACGGCGATTGGTTGGACGAGGATCAGTGGTGTCTATACACCCCCAAGGGCGGGGAAAAGATCAAGGTGGCGTTCAATACGCCGGAAGACGCCCCGATCCAGTGGGACGACGCATCGTCGGTGCGTCTCAGCCGTATTCCTTATTTCCTGCGGGCCATGGTGAAAAAGGGCGTCGAAAAACACGCCCGGGAAAATAACATCTCTCTGATCACCGTCGAGCTGATGGAAGAGTTGCGCAAGAAGCGATTCGGCAACGACGCGCCGGTCTTTAAGCTCTGA
- a CDS encoding 2OG-Fe(II) oxygenase family protein, whose protein sequence is MIREASAVVEAVNQAVAALDLDRLHGEYWDQEEFLVIKQFLPRAFVEQALVPQAQGVKGELNRNYIPGHKKGGSVSYYTVQEKAPRFLDIYRSESFKRFLNRLTDADVMVCPDNDPHACALYYYTEPGDHIGFHYDTSYYKGARYTILMGLVDRSTCCKLVCDLFKDHPTKPLRHLELVTEPGDLVIFNGDKLWHAVTPLGEGEERIVLTMEYVTNSDMNPIKRLYSNLKDSIGYFGLRTVFKRAWSDPKRSR, encoded by the coding sequence ATGATACGGGAGGCAAGTGCCGTGGTGGAGGCGGTCAATCAAGCGGTGGCGGCGTTGGATCTCGACCGGCTACACGGAGAGTATTGGGATCAGGAAGAGTTTCTGGTCATCAAACAGTTCTTGCCGCGGGCCTTCGTGGAGCAGGCCCTGGTGCCGCAGGCCCAAGGCGTAAAGGGCGAACTCAATCGCAACTACATTCCCGGCCATAAGAAGGGCGGAAGCGTCAGTTATTATACGGTTCAGGAAAAAGCGCCCCGTTTTTTGGACATCTACCGATCGGAGTCGTTCAAGCGTTTCCTCAACCGGCTCACGGACGCGGACGTGATGGTCTGTCCGGACAATGATCCCCACGCGTGCGCGCTCTACTACTACACGGAGCCGGGGGACCACATCGGATTTCACTATGACACGTCTTATTACAAGGGAGCGCGCTATACGATTTTGATGGGGTTGGTCGACCGATCAACGTGCTGCAAGTTGGTATGCGACCTCTTCAAGGATCATCCGACCAAACCGCTTCGTCATCTTGAATTGGTCACCGAGCCGGGAGACCTGGTGATTTTCAACGGCGACAAACTCTGGCACGCCGTCACGCCTCTCGGAGAAGGAGAAGAGCGGATCGTGCTGACGATGGAGTACGTGACGAATTCGGACATGAATCCGATCAAGCGGCTCTACTCGAATCTGAAGGACTCGATCGGCTATTTCGGCCTCAGAACGGTTTTCAAACGGGCATGGTCCGATCCGAAGCGTTCGCGATGA